The DNA segment CACAGTTAGGGGTGGTAGAGCTGGGAAAATTGAATCTACACCACCtagttagaaattttattttctttctagtatATCACAGTTTCTTTCCGGAAATAACAGTATTTTACAGTTTACACAGCTTTTAGTATTATCAATataatgtgtgtacatgtataaaaGGGCTTTGCATTTTTGAATTTGCCCAAACCTCCCTGTGGCCCACCTCCAGTCTAGTTTCACTCCTTGAACCTCTTTGatcttccttttctccccttatttttttcaaaaatttgctTGAGCCTAAGTGAAGGCAGCAGAGTAAATGCAGCATCCAGCCTTCCAGAGCACTCATGAGTTATGACTATATCTACTCTAATTTATAGACAAGCATGCCAACACATGGACTATTTCCCCTTGCTCTCATTCTTAATGCAACAATGTCAAGGACACAGCCATTAAACGATGACCTAGGATTATACAAGACTTATCCAGCTCAATACGCTTATTCTATCCCATTATTTTACTTCACCCCCTTTGTCTATAAAAAGCCCCTTCCTTATACGGCCAGTCTCTGAAGTCTAAGATTTGATATTCCTGGCATTCAGAGTTCTCTTCTTGTACCTCTTCCTGAAGGCATCTGAAACATTCTTTGTTGATTGACTTTAAAGGTGGAAGGGATGCTCTTTCACAGGAGGCTTTTAGATTATCTGTCCTGCTCAACAAGCTGTCAATAAGCTTAAGTCTCTCCATTAATGTCTGGGCCACTCACTAGGTACTAGACAGGGAAGGAAAGCGACCTGGAGTCAGGAGCACTGAAGTCATTCACCAAGACAAAGGAAATCAACTTAAAGATCAGTCAACACCATTTGGCAAGAGATCCCTTTACATAGAGCACTCTGTTTCAGACTAAAGTACACACATAGTTAATGGAAAACATGAGTAGAGCATAATAAAGCAGAAAGAACAATGGCTCTGGAATCAGAGAGATTTGGGATGGAATCCTGATTTTGCCACATAGCTGCCACTAGCTGACCCAGGGCAAAGTCACAATGTATCTGAATCTCTTTTGCCATTTATAATTATCAATCTTGAAGAAGTGATGTTAGGATTCAAGATTTTATGTAAAGTATCTAGCACAGTATCTGGTACATGGCCAGTGCCCAATAAATAGTAgctataaatttatctttttaatcacCTACCTTCAAGAAGAAGCTAGTCAGGAGATAACAACTGTTAGAGGTTGTGggcagagaaattttttttttaattcctcatgaaaataaataaatacataaatacatacatacatacatacttactTCAAGAATTGGGAGAGTTAGAGAACAAGGAGAGACAGTGGCTGCTTGTAGGCAACAGCTCTCAAAACAGCACTGTAATACAAAGTGGCCCAGCCAAGTCAGCTGGAATAGCTGTAGCTAAGGCATCCTGAGGGAGCATTTCCCTGAACCTCTGCAAGCTCCCAACAGTAAGAACACAACATAAACTCTCTTGTCCTTATAATAGCATtgtccaatagaaataaaatgtgagccataactgcttttattttatttttttaaaataaatttatatatttatttattttggctgcgttgggtcttcgttgctgtgcgtgggctttctctagttgcagcgagcaggggctactcttcgtcgcggtgcgcaggcttctcactgcggtggcttctcttgttgcggagcacgggctctaggcgcgtgggtttcagtagttgtggctcacggtctctagagcacaggctcagcagttgtggcgcacgggcttagctgctccgcggcatgtgggatcttcctagaccagggttcgaacccttgtcccctgcgttggcaggcggattcttaaccactgcaccaccagggaagtccccataactgcttttaaattttctagtagtcacattaaaaacgtaaaaagaaacagggtaaattaattttaataatatattttatttaacccaatatatcaaaatatcatcatttcaacatgtcataaatataaaaattgagttattttacaGTCTTTTTCTTGTACTAAGTCTTAGAAAtctagtgtgtattttacacttaacaGTACATCTCAATTAATTCTAGCTACATTTCAGGTGGTCAGTAGCTACACGCAGCTAGTGCTTGCTGTATTGGACAGTGGGGCCCTACAATCCTGACACCAAGCCTGGGCCCAGTCCACAGAATCAACCCCAATACTTGTTACTCACTACCCCACTAGGGACCTTGAAAGCCTTGTTATTAAAAGAtctcacttttaaaatgtaaacatctcTGGAAAAGCAGTGAACTAATTAACTAACATTTCAACAGAGATTATCTGATACAGGTTAGCCACCTGGAAACGCAAgaggaagaaagcaaaagaaagcaaaaaaaggggGTGCTGAGAAGGGAATCTTAAGGAAACCAAGGACATATTTTGCCTAGTTCACAGGTTAGCCTAGATTCATGCCACTTAATACATGGCACAAATCTTCTCTAGGTTGCCTAGCCCtagattactattattatatcaaAAGCTCACAATCAGTTATGACAAAGATCTACACAAGAGTGTAACTAGTAACACCTGTAGGGAGCTGTAAGAAATTGGTAGAGAAATGCCAATGACATCAATTAACACCATTTCTTGATTGTCAATCAGCACAGTGTATTCCAACCAGGTCAGTGCCTTCAAAATTCCACAAACCTTTAAGAACTTTTATAGTAAATAAGACCTCTGTCAGGGGTCActagaataatgaaaaagtctgGACAACTTGAAAAGCCGGTAACTATAAGAATCCCCTATCTCAGGTGTCAGTGACAACAATCCATGCATTTGGACAATTATGCCTTCAGTTACGTTGTTTGTTAACGTTCACCTATAACTGTAAACAACTttcagtcaggtaagaaaatgTGTCATGTGGTTTGCTATTTTGCAATTCAAAAACTGCTTTCAAAGTCTGTAATGCAAAGTGCAACCAGATGCTATTGGCAAAGAACTGAATCTTCAAACGTGACCGATTTCCAAGAACATTACCACAGATATGGGCTACACACTGGGTGCACACAAAGCTTTGAAAAGTTCATATCTAATCTAATCATCTATTCAGAACACTCCACGCTTTCCCACATTTCAATGAATTATAAATTTCTCAAAATGCATAGCAAATCAGAAATATATGTATGATTGAAAACTCCCTCCTAAATAGATTCAGAACATGCTATACAGCTACTGACACAGAAAGTCCCCGTTCTATCTAAAAATACAAATTGATGTTAATGTCTGAGCAAGAACAAAAGGTCATTTGCATTGTAACATAAAGCTTAGTCACCAAGTGGCAGCTTTCCTTCCATTTAGAAGTTTTCCTCAGTTCCAATTACTACACAAGTTTACAATCATCAGTATACTATTACTCTGAAGACAAGCCTTCTGAAGTAGATGCAAAACATAAATTCCAAATTGCAAAATCCCTTGCAGTAAAAAGATAAAGAGGTATCTTTAAtaattgagatttttctcttaaataattgaaacaaattttagaaatatttgcaGGTGCTATTTTTACTGATTACTGAAATAAGTATACTGaaataaaattggcaaaattcatttctatttcaaCAATGTAGGGTACGAACTATTTCACATCATTACTTTGTGAATCTTTCAGATAATGGTCCTGAATTAAAATCTCAATTAACCACAATGCTTAGGGACTAGTTTGTTCTGGACAAACATTGAATCCCAATCAGTTTAATAAACGGGATAGGTTTCTTTACTCTATTTCGACATTTATTTTAGGCATACCTACCTCCTTCCTTATTCCTCTCACAAGCAGGGATTTGGGAGTGGGGGACATAAGCAAGCAACAATCATTTACTCAACACAAACTTATTGAGCACCTCATAGGTACCAGATACACAGGACATACTTCACatacatcatcttatttaatcttcatagcaacTCAAGAGATAGGTAATTTTATCCCAATTTTACAcatgaataaagtaaaaaggctcagagaagtgaagtaacttgctcaaggccagCAGGATTCAAAGTCAGATCTGTCCTATTTCCACTATGCAGTGCTGACTCTTCCTTTTCTACCCCAGCTCTCTTCACCTACGCACACCAACTGAAGCTGCCCTCTAAAGTTCTCATTCAGTAATACTGGCATTTCTTCAGCAGTACTAGTTTCTGTAAAGGCGAAAAATTGTTAAAACAAATATGATTGAGAATTGTTTTTTCTCTATGGAGTTTTTCATTTTCCACTCAATTATAGAAGAGCATACATAGAGATAGATGGCAAGACTGTAGTCCCCCCAAAATAAATTTCTAGTGGAAGAATCCTCAACACTGATGTGGGACAAAAGAGAAAGATGTTCTAGAGCCGTAATGTCCAAtttggtagccaccagccacatgtgaccACTGAGTACTTGAAATGCAGCCAGTGTGAACTGAGATgtactaaaatgtaaaataagtacaagatttcaaagacttggtatattgaaaaaagagcaaaatacttCATTAATCTTTCACTAAATCAATATTTCAATTAATCAACACTTCattaatattgattacatgttggatatttttaaattgtgttcaaTAAAATTCACacgtttctttttattttttttcaacatggctactagaaaattttaaattacacttgtattttggggaaggggacaGCAGTAGTCTAGGGCCTTCATATGAGACTTCAAATCAAACTGTGTACAAAAGCCATCCCTGAACAGAAGGTCCAAACCCTTATGACTAAacctcttaaaagaaaatgtagtgGGCTATCAAAACACTTTGGAGAAACCCATAATTAATTATTCTGATCATAAATGGTAAATAAATGTCAATTCTTATAGTAACCAGCCAAACATGTGGCCTTCTCACTTATGTTCCTCCAAAATCTAAAAGCCATCATTCCAACTTCTGGTTTCATATACATTCGTGAATACATTTATCTTTATTGCTTAAGACTTGTGCAAAATATTACAGTTTTCCCTCTGAATGTTGATTGTAAGTACAGTAGACCAAAGAAGATACAGGAGTCAAAGTGCGCTGACTTTAGCACCCACCTAGAAGTCATTGCTTCCAATACATCCCTGAAACTCCCTTGTGTGCTTAATCATTTGGTTATCTTCCATTAAAGGACCCAAGGAATTTCAGGTAATTGAAGCGTctatttaaaagacattttattcTCTACAGACCAAAATCTCAGGGAGAAGCACCAatagaagcttttaaaaaatcaataattaacTTAAAAGAAACATGACATGGTTTTCATAAAATTGACCTATAAGGttttaaatacaaatactgtCATCATGAAACACAGTTAGCCCCCAAGTAGTTTAAATCAACTTAAACACTGAACTCAAAGTTCTCCAGAAAGTACTCTGACCTTGTACCTACTCCTATTAACATTGGCTTAAAATCAGATCAAAACACATCTTTTATACTCATAGTAAAATCAAaagcaattatattttatttacacacCCACCATAATAATGAGTCTTTTCAGTTCCTGAGAAGGATGTATTACATAAGGCCATATgtagtaaatattttgaaaagaccaGGTTACCTTGAACACTGCCTACTGAAACTGTTGTCATGAAACCAAATGCTATaccaaaacactgaaaaaaaaatctgatagaTTCCATTCAAAGTCCTTGGTATGATGCAACATATGATGGCTAAAAATCTTATTTGATAAATGAGTTTAATCACAAAATTATACTAAAACATTAACATTTCTAATATGACCAATTTCTTCCTTCGCTGTGCCTTATGTAATGGGACACTTAgttgaaaataatggaaaattggGGCCATAAATTCTATCATCTATTTTACTGAAACAAATGAcctaaaactttttcttttcatcagaGGGTGGAACTGTTTCTCATTTAAATATGttcttttccagaaagaaaaaaaaaaaaaatcaaggcagcCAAACACATCTAGTTTGAGTTTTTAATATAATGTTCCTAAACATGTCAGTAACATTTACCATGTACATGACTTGCTTCAGTGGTGAGCATGCTTCAACTGGAACTATACATAGAAGATCAGCATAGCTTTTCGTCAAGATAACAAGAAAGTTCACGACATGGTCcagatttttagaagaaaaacttCTTTACAATACACTCCCTAATTCAATGaaagattaaaacaaagaaaggtaCCAACTATTTCTTGAAAAGCAGCTTCAAATCCCTAAGAGATGAAGGTCTCCCATCCTGCCTAAACCCTGCTCTAAGGAAGGTCAAGTGGAATTCTGGTGAACTCCCTCACCCTAGAATTGCATGAATGGGTTAAGATGGCTGGTAATGTGATAAAGTAGAAAAAGCACTAGGCTGAGAGTCAGGAATCACAGTTGTGAGTCTAGATCAGCCACTCTGAACATGTCATTTCACTCAATCAAACCAAGTCCTTCGCCCATAAAAATGAGGTGAGGGTTTCCAAAATTCTATGAGTCTAGATTTCATCCTCCTCTTTACTCTCCCAAACTTTGCCTCTCCAAATGATAAAGTTTACAGAGAATTCCCACTTCTGCTCATAATAGAAAGTCTGAATGATTCAACAAAGGCAGAATTTTAGCATCCAATGAAACCTGCAAACCTGTGGAACCCCAATTTCTATTACTGGggaaaattcctttttattgggTCATGGGGGCAGAGGTCAGCTAGCAccagtttgctgatccctgcctCTCCCATAATTATCACCCCCTCTCCCATCCACCAACATATAATTTACACAGCTGAGGGGTGAGGTCTCTTCCAATTATAATGCAGCTAAATTTTTCACTTTGAAATATGTATCAAAGGCCATAGGTTCTGTGCTCCTTGTCTCAATTCCTGGGTCTTGAATGTCAATCATATATTCAAGATTGAATGTCAATCTTTGCTGCATAATACAGACCTGTATAGAGGGTTTCAAATTACAATCTTGATTAGGAACAGGAATAACAGATTTTGTATCACCCAAAATCTTGATCTTAATATTTCTGATCCAGGAATATAGGAgggggaatgggaagttattgttgaATCGGTATAAAATTTCAGTGTTACAAGATGAAAACAGTTCTGGAAACTGATGTTGGTGATGTTTAcccaacattatgaatgtatttaataccactgaactgtacacttaaaaatggctaaaatggtaaattttatattatgtgtattttagcaCAATAAAAAGTATTGGCAGACACCCAGGACTCCAAGATGGCATCAGTTGCACCAGTGAAGAAGAAACTCATGGATGTTAAAATAGGGGAGCTGCCAAGTTGGATACTGAGGCAGGATTTTGCCCCTAAGGGCATTGCCGGAGTGTTCCAAAGAGGTTACCAGTGGTATGACAACAGGTATGTCAACGTGAAGAAAGGAAACACTGCTGGGGTTTCTACAGTACTGGCAGCTTAGGTGCTTTTCAACTACTGCCTTTCTTAGAAGGAACTCAAACATGAGCAGCTCTGCAAATACCACTGAAGAAGgcccagtgcagaggacacacgGTGCTTTCCTGACCATGACCTTTGCCCGACACTCCTCCTTGAGGAACCTGATCACTGCTgaatcttttcatatgttaattGAAAACAATGACCAATAAAAGATAACCagtgcaaaaatttaaaaatacattggaaaactttttaaaaggaccTTTCCACACATAGCACAAATATGAAACTATTATTTACAGTATCTCCATAGGAATGACATTCTATTAAATACCAtcgaaagaagaaaagaaaccaagTCAGGTAATCCCAAGGCTTGGGAGAAAATCTTATGACTTGGTGGACAGCCAAAGGCAGAGTCAACAAAATAATGCCAAGCACTAAAAAACGAAAAGTAAAGTTTTAGAAGCAGTCCAGTCCAGCTGGCATAACAGGGTAGATGCACAAAGATGGGAAAGGCTGACCATTCTTTTTCTTAGGTACTAGAGAATGTTTTTGCATTGGAGCACTTCTCAGCTGGAATTTGCTTTGTTAGCATGTATCACTTCATAAAAGTTACTTGTCATTGCCTAGGGTAAAATATGAGTGAAAGATGATTACAATTACCACCTCCCACTTTCCATACCTTTGCCTTAAGTGGAGGGGAAGCTAGGAAAGCACACTCTTTAATAAAAAGAGACAATGAATCGAGAAACCACACCTATGAGAAGAACAGGGCTGGC comes from the Balaenoptera ricei isolate mBalRic1 chromosome 16, mBalRic1.hap2, whole genome shotgun sequence genome and includes:
- the LOC132350762 gene encoding LOW QUALITY PROTEIN: ATP synthase subunit f, mitochondrial-like (The sequence of the model RefSeq protein was modified relative to this genomic sequence to represent the inferred CDS: substituted 2 bases at 2 genomic stop codons), whose protein sequence is MASVAPVKKKLMDVKIGELPSWILRQDFAPKGIAGVFQRGYQWYDNRYVNVKKGNTAGVSTVLAAXVLFNYCLSXKELKHEQLCKYH